In Thermospira aquatica, the following proteins share a genomic window:
- the glmM gene encoding phosphoglucosamine mutase gives MSLKVSVSGIRGIWGESLTLEELLKYTRAFGLFIRKRATSQRPRVLIGRDGRKTGPMIVSYVSAILNSLGIDVIDAGLVPTPTVLFGVREWNLDGGVIVTASHNPIEWNALKFVVHGGTFTTENDLSEILDSLPSPSFHAKWDEIGTTTLTTEIAQAHIDRILSHIDTRAIQSRHFTVVLDPVNSAGGPITIQLLKALGCHVIGINTEVTGNFHRVAEPTPANLSHLSEIIQKEKADIGFAQDPDADRLVVVDARGRILSEEWTLALAVRHVLSQNPGPVVVNLSTSLLSEMFAKTYNQPCYYTKVGEANVVEGIKKYHARIGGEGNGGVIYPTMNLGRDSLVGISLILEAMALSGKSLSELVSDFPQLFSIKEKFSKIADIPTLAKKLAKHYPDATLNSTDGVRMDLSRGKDRLWVHIRPSNTEPIMRLIGESTDKAWLTSVIEEIRILLEKL, from the coding sequence ATGTCACTCAAGGTAAGTGTTTCCGGCATTCGAGGAATCTGGGGAGAGAGTCTCACCCTTGAGGAACTCTTAAAATACACACGAGCTTTTGGCCTGTTCATACGAAAAAGGGCAACTTCACAGCGCCCCCGGGTCCTCATTGGACGGGACGGGAGAAAAACCGGTCCCATGATCGTTTCCTACGTGAGCGCCATTCTCAATAGTCTGGGGATTGACGTTATTGACGCAGGACTTGTTCCTACTCCAACAGTTCTTTTTGGCGTACGGGAGTGGAACCTTGACGGCGGCGTCATTGTCACCGCCTCCCATAATCCCATTGAATGGAACGCTCTCAAGTTTGTCGTTCATGGGGGAACATTTACCACAGAAAACGATCTTTCTGAAATTCTTGATTCTCTCCCCTCACCCTCTTTTCACGCAAAGTGGGATGAGATTGGTACTACCACCCTCACCACTGAGATCGCTCAGGCACATATCGATCGTATTCTCTCCCACATAGATACCAGAGCCATCCAGAGTCGTCATTTTACTGTTGTTCTCGATCCCGTGAATAGTGCCGGCGGACCTATCACCATCCAGCTCTTAAAAGCCCTCGGCTGCCACGTCATTGGGATCAACACCGAAGTGACAGGAAACTTCCACCGTGTCGCAGAACCTACGCCTGCCAATCTGTCTCATCTTTCTGAAATTATCCAGAAAGAAAAGGCTGACATAGGATTTGCTCAGGACCCTGATGCTGACAGACTTGTTGTTGTTGATGCCAGAGGGAGAATCCTCAGCGAAGAATGGACGCTGGCACTTGCTGTTCGCCATGTTCTTTCACAAAACCCCGGACCTGTGGTGGTTAATCTTTCTACTTCTCTTCTTAGCGAGATGTTTGCGAAAACGTACAACCAACCCTGCTATTACACCAAGGTAGGGGAAGCAAACGTTGTCGAGGGGATCAAAAAATATCATGCCCGCATTGGAGGAGAAGGAAACGGTGGCGTGATTTATCCCACCATGAATCTTGGACGAGATAGCCTCGTGGGTATAAGTCTCATCCTTGAGGCTATGGCACTCTCAGGCAAGTCACTTTCAGAATTGGTGTCTGATTTCCCTCAACTTTTCTCCATAAAAGAAAAGTTCTCAAAAATAGCCGACATTCCCACACTTGCAAAAAAACTTGCCAAACACTACCCTGATGCCACCCTCAACAGCACTGACGGCGTGAGAATGGATCTCTCTCGTGGAAAAGACCGTCTCTGGGTACACATCCGCCCATCCAACACAGAACCCATCATGCGACTTATCGGAGAGTCTACCGACAAAGCATGGCTTACTTCAGTAATCGAGGAGATTCGCATTCTCTTAGAGAAGCTGTGA
- the ileS gene encoding isoleucine--tRNA ligase: MDYSKTVNLPNTPFSMKANLVEKEPKIIEMWEKNRIYFKQLEKRAKAPTFILHDGPPYANGEIHLGTALNKILKDMIVKYKFFRGHKTPFIPGWDCHGLPIELKVVEQLGGKASEIPVKKLRAECRKYAEKYITIQRDGFRRLGCIGDWENPYLTMSHEYEAAIVEAFGRIVEKGLIYRGLRPVHWCLHCCTSLAEAEIEYHDHHSPSIYVKFPVIKHNVSALQEKPLFVLIWTTTPWTLPANTGLSFHPEEAYVAAEINGEYLIVAEKLLPSVASVIEAKIGNIHILTQKELESLKVMHPWIDRESRVVFGEHVTMDTGTGIVHTAPGHGMEDYLIGKETGLEMLSPVNDKGEFTPEVPEFQGMNVFDANEKIIQFLEEKNRLYARTDIEHSYPHCWRCKKPIIFRSKPQWFFKVSDPQLAKKALETLPHIQWIPAWGQTRIENMLKDRPDWCLSRQRHWGVPIPAFYCEYCNEPHLDKKTIDHIIGLIHEHGIDVWFDRDAAELLPTGTVCHNCGGKTFRKETDILDVWFDSGVSNIAVLDKHPQLHSPADVYLEGNDQYRGWFQASLWPSVAVKDKAPFKAIITHGWVLDEQGRQMHKSLGNAVSPREIYEKFGADVLRLWVVTEDYRGDLRIGSQLIQKAADSYRKVRNTFRFIMGNLDGFSTDKKLPVSKLKPVDAYMLSELANLADRVTRFFDQYEFYRGFRELYNFCAVDLSAFYLDILKDRLYIYEKESYERLSAQTVLYEILRVLTILFAPILSFTMEEVYQTYFAKSEGDSVLLQDWPEIPQEWRNDDLAKDFDALKAIRESVLKAIEALRSRETDLGGSLETKILLEPKNPYTRGLLEKYEKDIRFFFIVSQVEITSVNQADAEDDNVKVKAEKADGQKCARCWNYSVHVGEFSDYPDLCERCAPIVSKMQG, translated from the coding sequence ATGGACTATAGCAAAACCGTGAACCTCCCCAACACACCATTTTCGATGAAGGCAAACCTCGTCGAAAAAGAACCAAAAATCATCGAAATGTGGGAGAAAAACCGCATCTACTTCAAACAGCTCGAAAAAAGAGCCAAGGCTCCCACATTTATTCTTCACGATGGTCCTCCCTATGCCAATGGTGAAATTCACCTTGGTACCGCTCTCAACAAAATCCTCAAAGACATGATCGTCAAATATAAGTTTTTCCGAGGGCACAAGACTCCTTTTATTCCCGGCTGGGATTGTCATGGACTTCCCATCGAACTCAAAGTAGTCGAACAACTCGGTGGAAAAGCCAGCGAAATTCCTGTAAAAAAACTCCGGGCAGAATGTCGCAAGTATGCTGAAAAATACATCACCATCCAGAGAGATGGTTTCCGTCGTCTCGGTTGTATCGGAGATTGGGAAAACCCCTATCTCACCATGTCACACGAATACGAGGCAGCAATTGTAGAGGCTTTTGGTCGAATTGTCGAGAAAGGTCTCATCTATCGAGGCCTCCGTCCTGTTCACTGGTGTCTTCACTGCTGCACCTCACTTGCCGAAGCCGAGATCGAGTATCATGATCACCACTCTCCTTCTATTTACGTAAAATTCCCTGTCATAAAGCATAATGTGAGTGCTCTTCAAGAAAAACCTCTCTTTGTTCTTATATGGACCACAACCCCCTGGACCCTGCCAGCCAATACCGGTCTCTCTTTTCATCCTGAAGAAGCCTATGTGGCCGCTGAGATCAACGGAGAATATCTCATCGTAGCAGAAAAACTCCTCCCCTCCGTAGCTTCTGTAATCGAAGCAAAGATCGGCAACATCCACATCCTCACACAAAAAGAACTCGAAAGTCTTAAGGTGATGCATCCCTGGATTGATCGAGAGTCTCGTGTCGTTTTTGGAGAACATGTTACGATGGACACCGGTACAGGGATTGTTCATACAGCGCCCGGTCATGGTATGGAAGACTATCTCATCGGCAAGGAAACAGGCCTGGAAATGCTTTCTCCCGTCAACGACAAAGGAGAATTCACCCCCGAAGTCCCCGAGTTTCAAGGAATGAACGTCTTTGATGCCAACGAAAAAATCATACAATTCCTTGAGGAGAAAAACAGACTCTACGCACGCACAGACATCGAACACAGTTATCCCCACTGCTGGCGCTGTAAAAAACCCATTATCTTCCGTTCGAAACCACAGTGGTTTTTCAAGGTTTCCGACCCACAACTTGCCAAAAAGGCACTCGAAACCCTACCCCATATCCAGTGGATACCCGCATGGGGACAAACACGTATAGAAAACATGCTCAAAGACAGACCAGACTGGTGTCTTTCCCGTCAGAGACACTGGGGAGTACCCATTCCTGCCTTTTACTGTGAATACTGTAACGAGCCTCATCTTGACAAGAAAACCATCGACCACATCATTGGTCTCATCCACGAACACGGTATCGATGTCTGGTTTGATCGAGATGCCGCCGAGCTTCTCCCTACTGGAACTGTTTGCCACAACTGTGGTGGCAAAACCTTCCGCAAGGAAACCGACATTCTCGATGTATGGTTTGACTCTGGTGTAAGCAATATTGCTGTTCTTGATAAACATCCTCAGCTTCATTCTCCGGCGGACGTCTACCTCGAAGGCAATGACCAGTACCGTGGTTGGTTCCAGGCCTCTCTCTGGCCATCCGTCGCCGTAAAAGACAAAGCCCCATTCAAAGCCATCATCACCCATGGATGGGTACTTGATGAACAGGGACGCCAGATGCACAAAAGCCTGGGAAACGCTGTCTCCCCCCGAGAAATATATGAGAAGTTTGGGGCAGACGTGCTTCGCCTGTGGGTCGTTACCGAAGACTACCGTGGGGATCTGCGAATCGGTTCCCAGCTTATTCAAAAGGCTGCCGACAGCTACCGCAAGGTCCGAAACACCTTCCGCTTCATCATGGGCAATCTCGATGGCTTTTCCACGGACAAAAAACTTCCCGTCTCCAAACTCAAACCTGTCGATGCCTACATGCTCTCTGAACTGGCCAACCTTGCAGACAGGGTTACACGCTTTTTTGATCAATACGAATTCTACCGAGGATTCAGGGAACTGTACAATTTCTGTGCCGTTGATCTGAGCGCTTTTTATCTCGATATACTCAAAGATAGGCTCTATATCTACGAAAAAGAGAGCTATGAGAGACTTTCTGCCCAAACCGTTCTCTATGAAATCCTGCGAGTCCTTACTATCCTGTTTGCACCGATTCTTTCTTTTACTATGGAAGAGGTTTATCAGACCTACTTTGCCAAAAGCGAAGGGGACAGTGTCCTCCTTCAGGATTGGCCAGAGATTCCTCAAGAATGGCGAAACGATGATCTTGCAAAAGACTTTGATGCTCTCAAAGCTATAAGAGAAAGTGTTCTCAAAGCTATTGAAGCCCTGAGAAGTCGAGAAACAGATCTTGGGGGCTCCCTTGAGACCAAGATCCTCCTCGAACCAAAGAATCCTTATACCCGGGGTCTGCTTGAGAAATACGAAAAAGACATTCGTTTCTTCTTTATCGTGTCTCAGGTAGAGATTACCTCTGTCAACCAGGCCGATGCCGAAGACGACAATGTCAAAGTAAAAGCAGAAAAAGCAGACGGACAGAAGTGTGCCCGTTGCTGGAACTACTCTGTTCACGTTGGAGAATTTTCCGACTACCCCGATCTCTGCGAACGTTGTGCCCCGATTGTATCCAAAATGCAGGGTTAG
- a CDS encoding IS1595 family transposase, protein MEKDFFTLSENESYQILEKALWPEGAICPHCKAKARLLSCRLVYQCPKCGRQFSLKSQSIMRKSHLSPKVWLIAIFLVSQDGGINAVKLSQLLHISYKASWLLLQKLRSLMRLTNRHHTKSIRKLVKTFFFLSGIKRRQRKNFSPMQVVEIDADDIPSKLHIHLVDDVSSDWLSDFFGKFFRHTSVEKRTPWLSHINDGLKNLLEDVYHYGCRKHMQRYLDEFCFRFNIEGVSSRLEELLRRLGKRRQLLPWKKLIAEGLILPIHA, encoded by the coding sequence ATGGAAAAAGATTTTTTCACCCTCTCAGAAAACGAATCTTACCAAATCCTCGAAAAAGCCCTCTGGCCAGAAGGGGCGATTTGTCCCCACTGTAAGGCAAAAGCACGCCTTCTCTCGTGCCGGCTGGTGTATCAGTGCCCCAAGTGTGGAAGGCAATTTTCCTTAAAAAGCCAGTCCATCATGCGAAAAAGTCACCTCTCGCCAAAGGTTTGGCTTATCGCCATCTTTCTTGTCTCTCAAGATGGTGGCATAAACGCCGTGAAACTTTCCCAACTTCTTCATATTAGCTACAAGGCAAGCTGGCTTCTTCTTCAAAAGCTACGAAGCCTCATGCGGCTTACTAACCGTCACCACACAAAATCCATACGAAAACTTGTCAAAACCTTTTTCTTTCTCTCGGGTATCAAACGCCGCCAGCGAAAAAATTTCTCCCCGATGCAGGTTGTCGAAATTGATGCAGATGATATCCCTTCTAAACTTCACATTCACCTTGTGGATGATGTGAGTAGCGATTGGCTTTCAGACTTTTTTGGCAAGTTTTTCCGCCACACCTCGGTGGAAAAAAGAACGCCGTGGCTTTCCCACATTAACGATGGGTTGAAAAACCTTCTTGAAGACGTCTATCACTATGGTTGTCGAAAGCACATGCAGCGCTATCTTGATGAATTCTGTTTTCGGTTTAACATCGAGGGGGTTTCTTCCAGGCTTGAAGAGCTTTTAAGAAGGCTTGGCAAACGTCGTCAGCTCCTCCCGTGGAAAAAGCTTATTGCTGAAGGGCTTATTCTCCCCATCCACGCGTAG